A genome region from Leptodactylus fuscus isolate aLepFus1 chromosome 6, aLepFus1.hap2, whole genome shotgun sequence includes the following:
- the LOC142210093 gene encoding taste receptor type 1 member 3-like, whose amino-acid sequence MSGFSLIALVLIVNCLSVLAFMKKENATDLTFFNLPGDLKLGGLFAIHNEAEESGNWTGNVQCKSFRPDEFMALLAMKFTVDEINNSSKILPNVSLGYEIYDTCHDIRVIQGAALRFLTERNDSVIQVLCNYTNYKTRTVAVVGPSTSDMVIAVGKKFSFFHLPQISYRASSNRFSDKSTFPSFMRTVPSDQTLVQGVVQLLKQFQWNWISLIVSMNPFGEEAFFHFISFASQYGICIAYQAYIPQNTSDPNFYKSAQGILTDIQKTGVNVTILFSTLPEAWAFLNVVIGTQQKMVWIANPTWSQDLTIQQMPGLQSIGTVIGFAVQSKTISGFRDYVFNILNQIKQEKSLLLNSSSASVDISQYVFQILQEQCWSCSMLTPENITMLQDPVTLGLAYHVYTAVYFIAQAIHNLIYTPRNGLHNEASNILPWQLLQELNNGNITVDNITLDGYGNPNIGYDILTWTYNKKKPFLTVGTFQETLTLKRSQITWYNSKVPESTCSRQCSQGQVKVIKDFKSCCFECVTCPAGTYVNSTECTSCPSGQWSKSGSKSCQTPTYLYLSWRNYFAIALCVFMGLIMLLILATTVIIFRHRHTPLYIASGGLHCYITLFGLFCMCGSILFYIGEPTDWMCLLQQPLLSMSFTIFLTPILVKSIQLLFCSLSSKSCLYWLINQGSWVLIICTFLGQMVFCTLYVRSSQLLAAEVTSIDVNSLSIYVTCQCEPLLQFGLMFAYNGLLVLLSFICSFMAEKPVHQYYMGRDVTVAMLTLILAWIIFIPTYVSTDIAYKSLIQMSFILSSCLGALSAVFFPKCYLLIYKKQLNSSEYFGTHHGDKTAME is encoded by the exons ATGTCGGGATTTTCTCTTATTGCCCTTGTATTAATTGTGAATTGTTTGTCAGTCTTGGCTTTTATGAAGAAGGAAAACGCGACTGATCTGACATTTTTTAACTTGCCTGGAGACCTGAAATTGGGAGGTCTTTTTGCTATTCACAATGAAGCTGAAGAATCAGGGAACTGGACGGGAAACGTGCAATGCAAAAG CTTTCGCCCCGATGAATTCATGGCGCTTCTTGCTATGAAGTTTACCGTTGATGAAATTAACAACAGCAGCAAGATTCTGCCCAATGTCAGTCTGGGGTATGAAATCTACGACACTTGTCATGATATAAGAGTCATCCAAGGAGCAGCCTTGAGGTTTCTCACAGAAAGAAATGACTCCGTAATCCAGGTCCTTTGTAATTACACCAATTACAAGACAAGGACGGTGGCTGTGGTAGGACCATCCACGTCAGACATGGTGATTGCCGTTGGGAAGAAGTTCAGCTTTTTCCACTTACCACAG ATTAGTTATCGGGCGTCCAGTAACAGGTTTAGTGACAAGTCCACCTTCCCTTCGTTTATGCGCACTGTTCCTAGTGATCAAACTCTAGTGCAAGGAGTGGTGCAGCTACTTAAGCAATTCCAATGGAACTGGATATCACTAATAGTTAGCATGAATCCATTTGGAGAAGAAGCTTTCTTCCACTTTATATCCTTTGCTTCCCAATATGGTATCTGCATCGCTTATCAGGCCTACATTCCACAAAACACTAGTGATCCCAACTTCTACAAATCGGCACAAGGAATATTAACCGACATCCAGAAGACCGGGGTCAATGTCACCATTTTGTTCTCCACTCTACCAGAAGCCTGGGCTTTTCTTAATGTGGTCATCGGGACACAACAGAAAATGGTCTGGATTGCAAATCCAACATGGTCTCAGGATCTAACTATCCAACAAATGCCAGGCCTCCAATCCATTGGCACAGTCATTGGTTTTGCGGTACAAAGTAAAACAATATCTGGATTTCGGGACTATGTATTTAATATATTGAACCAGATAAAACAGGAAAAGAGTCTTCTACTTAATTCCAGCTCGGCAAGTGTAGACATCAGCCAATATGTCTTCCAGATCCTGCAAGAACAATGTTGGTCATGTAGCATGTTAACTCCTGAGAACATAACCATGCTGCAGGACCCGGTAACACTAGGTTTAGCCTACCATGTCTATACGGCTGTATACTTTATAGCTCAAGCTATCCATAATCTTATATACACTCCAAGGAACGGTCTACATAATGAAGCATCCAATATTCTTCCATGGCAA CTTCTTCAGGAACTGAACAATGGCAACATCACAGTGGACAATATTACCTTAGACGGCTACGGTAACCCAAATATTGGCTATGATATCCTGACCTGGACATATAATAAGAAGAAACCATTTCTGACAGTGGGAACTTTCCAGGAGACCCTGACATTGAAAAGATCTCAGATAACATGGTACAATTCAAAG GTTCCGGAGTCCACTTGCTCCAGGCAATGCTCCCAGGGTCAAGTCAAAGTGATCAAAGATTTCAAGAGTTGCTGCTTTGAGTGTGTGACGTGTCCTGCGGGAACCTACGTGAATTCTACAG AATGTACATCATGCCCTTCCGGTCAGTGGTCCAAATCCGGGAGCAAAAGCTGTCAAACTCCAACGTACCTCTACTTGTCATGGAGGAACTATTTTGCTATAGCCCTATGTGTGTTCATGGGACTTATCATGTTGCTTATTTTGGCAACCACTGTGATTATATTTAGGCACCGCCATACTCCTCTGTACATTGCTTCTGGCGGCCTCCATTGTTATATTACTTTGTTCGGTCTGTTCTGTATGTGTGGGTCAATTCTTTTTTACATCGGAGAGCCTACCGATTGGATGTGTCTTCTACAGCAACCTCTACTCTCCATGAGTTTCACCATCTTCCTGACACCCATACTGGTGAAGTCCATACAACTCCTATTCTGCTCCCTGTCCAGCAAGTCTTGCCTCTACTGGTTGATCAACCAAGGGAGTTGGGTCCTTATAATCTGTACCTTCTTAGGTCAGATGGTCTTCTGCACCCTATATGTGAGGTCTTCACAACTCCTGGCCGCGGAAGTGACCTCCATTGATGTCAACTCCTTGTCTATTTATGTGACATGTCAATGCGAACCGCTGCTCCAGTTTGGCTTAATGTTTGCCTACAATGGTCTCCTGGTTCTGCTCTCCTTCATATGTTCTTTCATGGCGGAGAAACCAGTCCACCAGTATTACATGGGAAGAGACGTGACGGTGGCGATGCTTACGCTCATCCTGGCCTGGATCATTTTCATACCCACTTATGTCAGTACAGACATAGCCTACAAGTCTCTTATTCAGATGAGTTTTATTCTTAGCAGCTGTCTGGGGGCTTTGTCAGCTGTGTTTTTCCCCAAATGCTACCTACTGATCTATAAAAAGCAACTGAATAGCAGTGAATATTTTGGGACACACCACGGAGATAAAACTGCAATGGAATAG